A genomic window from Prochlorococcus sp. RS04 includes:
- a CDS encoding josephin — MENSPQYLFLASGVNNGEGFWIVGIKNCDENILEDENLLDCHRKELIGNESAKDILLAINLNVNNLLNELRNKNYLIAKPSIGIPFDIPLEILENIFDFWLNIYKNHEAWEACLGLLKVRKRISLTNLIESKSLKGNSKKWAIKIETLHTYVPSSLKNEKFNDPMWE, encoded by the coding sequence TTGGAGAATTCACCTCAATATCTATTTCTTGCTAGTGGAGTGAATAATGGAGAAGGGTTTTGGATTGTGGGAATAAAAAATTGCGATGAAAATATCCTTGAGGATGAAAATCTTTTAGATTGCCATAGAAAAGAATTAATAGGTAATGAATCAGCAAAAGACATTCTTTTAGCTATTAATTTAAACGTAAATAATTTATTAAATGAACTAAGAAACAAAAATTATTTAATTGCAAAACCTTCAATAGGGATTCCATTTGATATCCCTTTAGAAATCTTGGAAAATATTTTTGATTTTTGGCTAAATATTTATAAAAATCATGAAGCCTGGGAAGCTTGTTTAGGACTTCTTAAAGTTAGAAAAAGGATTTCCCTAACAAACCTAATTGAAAGTAAAAGTTTAAAGGGAAACTCTAAAAAATGGGCTATAAAAATTGAAACTTTACATACTTATGTTCCTTCTTCACTTAAAAATGAAAAATTCAATGACCCCATGTGGGAATAA
- a CDS encoding sulfite exporter TauE/SafE family protein — MLYLLTILLGNFDHSLLKSIYIFLISFFSNTFSAISGGGAGLIQLPALILSGVPYYQALASHKLATVALGIGGSLRNHKSLGNDISVAWQILIFGLPGVILGASVVEYISEKYLYLILGIISILLAFYSFLKPNLGLTSGYKKLNFVHKIRFLIFIFLIGILNGSISSGTGLLVTILLIKTFEMDFLRAISMTFFTVGIFWNFIGAVFLARIGSVPLNMLIVLIIGSFTGGYFGAHLSKLNGNIRIKKTFITVCILVGISLLIKSIKIFL, encoded by the coding sequence ATGCTTTATTTATTAACAATATTATTAGGAAATTTTGATCATTCTTTACTTAAAAGTATTTATATCTTTTTGATATCGTTTTTTTCTAATACGTTCTCAGCGATTTCTGGAGGAGGAGCAGGATTAATACAATTGCCTGCATTAATTTTATCTGGAGTTCCTTATTATCAGGCTCTGGCTAGTCATAAATTAGCAACAGTAGCACTAGGAATAGGGGGTTCCTTACGAAATCACAAATCATTAGGTAATGATATAAGTGTTGCTTGGCAAATTTTAATTTTTGGATTGCCAGGAGTAATTTTAGGGGCTTCTGTAGTTGAATATATATCAGAAAAGTACTTGTACTTAATTTTAGGAATAATATCCATATTACTAGCATTTTACTCATTCCTTAAACCAAATTTAGGTTTAACATCTGGTTACAAAAAGCTTAATTTTGTTCATAAAATTAGATTTTTAATTTTTATTTTTCTTATAGGTATATTAAATGGCTCTATTTCTTCAGGAACTGGATTGCTTGTAACAATACTTTTAATAAAAACTTTTGAAATGGATTTTCTTCGAGCTATAAGTATGACATTCTTTACTGTTGGGATTTTTTGGAATTTTATAGGAGCAGTTTTTTTGGCAAGAATAGGATCGGTTCCTTTGAATATGTTGATAGTGTTAATAATTGGATCCTTTACAGGAGGATATTTCGGAGCTCACCTGTCAAAATTAAATGGGAATATTCGAATTAAAAAAACTTTTATAACAGTTTGCATTTTGGTTGGTATTAGCTTATTGATTAAATCCATAAAAATTTTTTTGTAA
- a CDS encoding phosphoribosyltransferase: MISFFTWSEFDKSVEQIANKCRFKEFSGIYGVPRGGLCLAVALSHKLKIELISEPIKNSLIVDDVYETGITLTSFKNIEGAMFFVLFSKIKPTWWNTVHVTKKSQWIVFPWENTLNSKSDREEYIKKRGLS; this comes from the coding sequence ATGATAAGTTTTTTTACTTGGAGCGAATTTGATAAGAGCGTAGAACAAATAGCTAATAAATGTAGGTTTAAGGAATTTTCTGGGATATATGGAGTTCCTCGTGGCGGATTATGTCTTGCTGTAGCACTAAGCCATAAATTAAAAATTGAATTAATTTCAGAGCCAATAAAGAATTCACTAATAGTAGATGATGTTTATGAAACAGGCATTACATTGACAAGCTTCAAGAATATTGAAGGAGCTATGTTTTTTGTATTATTTAGTAAAATCAAACCTACATGGTGGAATACAGTGCACGTAACAAAAAAAAGTCAATGGATTGTTTTTCCTTGGGAAAATACTTTAAATTCAAAAAGTGACCGCGAAGAGTACATCAAAAAAAGAGGTTTAAGTTGA
- the rpsU gene encoding 30S ribosomal protein S21 yields MTQVTVGENEGIESALRRFKRQVSKSGIFADLKRLRHHETPIEKYKRKLQQRRKARRR; encoded by the coding sequence TTGACACAAGTTACAGTTGGAGAGAACGAGGGTATTGAGTCAGCCCTTAGAAGATTTAAAAGACAAGTATCTAAGTCAGGAATCTTTGCAGATTTAAAAAGACTAAGACATCACGAAACACCTATTGAAAAATATAAAAGAAAGTTGCAACAGAGAAGAAAAGCAAGAAGAAGATAA
- a CDS encoding HNH endonuclease has translation MHKQDAIYLDQFCPKISNKNWKESLNKLTNYKCIYCGKPSESLDHLHPMSKGGISSTSNCVPCCLSCNGKKSDSEVLSWYRKQIFYDPRRAMAIRAWFNEDLKLASVLLNYLN, from the coding sequence ATGCATAAACAAGATGCAATTTATCTTGATCAGTTTTGTCCCAAGATAAGTAATAAAAATTGGAAAGAGTCACTTAATAAACTTACTAACTATAAATGTATTTATTGCGGTAAACCCTCAGAATCACTTGACCACCTTCACCCAATGTCAAAAGGTGGGATTAGCAGTACAAGTAATTGCGTGCCATGTTGTTTGTCATGTAATGGGAAGAAATCAGATTCAGAAGTTCTTAGTTGGTACAGAAAACAAATTTTTTATGATCCTCGAAGAGCTATGGCGATACGAGCATGGTTTAATGAAGACTTGAAACTTGCGTCAGTTCTTTTGAACTACTTAAATTGA
- a CDS encoding helix-hairpin-helix domain-containing protein, which produces MISKFLSKLKSTLFKREVTSETPLKKEKKAAKSAKTKTKTKTKSKTKAVNSKKNIETLTTLPGVGAKSAKALYEAGFKTTKAVIAADEKDLLAVSGVGINLVKKLKKLK; this is translated from the coding sequence ATGATTTCTAAATTTCTCAGCAAACTAAAATCAACTTTATTTAAAAGGGAAGTAACTTCTGAAACCCCTTTAAAGAAAGAAAAAAAAGCAGCAAAGTCTGCAAAAACAAAAACAAAAACAAAAACAAAATCAAAAACCAAAGCAGTAAATTCTAAGAAAAATATTGAAACTTTGACTACACTTCCAGGTGTTGGAGCAAAAAGCGCAAAAGCTTTGTATGAGGCGGGATTTAAAACAACAAAGGCAGTTATCGCTGCAGATGAAAAAGATCTTCTTGCTGTATCAGGCGTTGGAATAAATCTTGTTAAGAAGCTTAAAAAGCTTAAGTAG
- a CDS encoding nucleoside 2-deoxyribosyltransferase, which produces MSKKLYLANPYGFSKQTKTLLNEFIEIFNDLNVEVFEPFERAKLITQQKSQWAYEVANSNFNDLKECDCIFAIVNGNPPDEGVMIELGIAIALKKEIFLFRDDFRNCTDSNQYPLNLMLFLGLPKDNWEKYYFESLQDIKSNKKRFMEWAKN; this is translated from the coding sequence TTGAGTAAGAAATTATATTTGGCAAATCCATATGGATTTTCAAAACAAACTAAAACACTTTTAAATGAATTTATTGAAATCTTTAATGATTTAAATGTAGAAGTATTTGAACCTTTTGAGAGAGCAAAACTAATAACACAACAAAAAAGTCAATGGGCATATGAAGTTGCTAATAGTAATTTCAATGATTTAAAAGAATGTGATTGTATTTTTGCGATTGTTAATGGAAATCCTCCAGATGAAGGTGTAATGATTGAATTGGGTATCGCAATTGCTCTAAAAAAGGAAATCTTTTTATTCAGGGATGATTTTAGAAATTGTACTGATAGCAATCAATACCCATTAAACCTTATGTTATTTCTTGGCCTGCCTAAAGATAATTGGGAAAAATATTATTTTGAATCATTACAAGACATAAAAAGTAATAAAAAAAGATTTATGGAGTGGGCAAAAAATTAG